TGACGTTTATTTTGAACCATTAATACTTTTCCCTCTTGAATCATTAACGCATACACAACATCAACTCTTTTCACAATCAAAATCCTCTCTTTTAGTTTATACTTATAAGACGAATAACTGAAGGAGTGCTATTTGTGGATAATAAATCAGTAGAAGAACTTATTATAAAAAAATATCAGGATGGAGAAAAAACGATGATTCGTCTATTTGTAGAATGGTGCCGCAATCATCAACTTGATCCTCATATGGTCTATCATCTTGCTTATCCGGAACAAGAAAAAAATAGTATACTGATTGAGATTTTAGAAGAAATCGATCAACAGGATCCATTAAAAATTCCGGACCATACATTACTTGAAGTGCTGCAATACTTCGGGAATGATGAACTTGCTTTTGTGGTTGTAGATTTAATTGAAAAAAAGTCAAGACGATCGTAAGCATGATTTGACAAAAACACCGAAATATCTGAAGGTTCCCAAGAGAGGGATTCGCTTTTACTTTCCCTTTATTCTACTATATACTATTAAATAGTTCGATATCCGTAATATAAAGGGAGAGATGAGAATTGGTGAAATCATTACCACTACGTTCTGAAGTTAAAGTAGAAGAAACTTGGAATTTACAAGATTTATTCAAAACTGAAGAAGAGTATAATGAGGCTGTTGCTGAATTAACAAAAGAAGTCGATGCCTATGCTCTTAAATTTAAAGGAAATATTGTTGACGCTGCCTCGGCGATTGAAGCATTAAAGGGATATGAGCGAATCGTCGCGAATATGGTTCCAGTTGGCGCATATACAAGTCTATCTGCAAGCACTGACCAAACGAATGACGAAGCGCAAATGCGTTCAAGTAAATTCGGTTCGACTGCAGCGAAAATAAACAGTCAGCTCTCCTTTGTGAACAGTGAACTGTCTGAGTTGCCTGCAGAAACGTTAGAAGCGGCCATGAACCAATCTGAGGACTATGAAAACTTCCTAGAGAAATTAATTCGCAAAAAACCGTATCAGCTACACCCTGAAGTAGAAAAAACATTAGCTGCATTTTCTGCAACTTTTAATGCACCATATGGCTTGTACAATACAACGAAAATGGTAGACATGTCGTTCGATGATTTTGAAGTTGAGGGCAAACAATATCCACTTAGCTATGTTTCTTTCGAAGGTGATTGGGAATCAGAACCCGATACTGCTAAACGCCGCGCAGCATTTGAAGCATTTTCTGCAAAGTTAAGAGAGTACCAACATACAACTGCAAAAACATATGATATGCAAGTCCAAACTGAGAAAACGACTGCGGATTTACGCGGTTATGAATCAGTATTCGATTATTTACTGTTCAATCAAGAAGTGGACAAGTCTATGTATGACCGTCAAATTGATTTGATCATGGAAGAACTGGCACCGCATATGCGTAAATATGCGAAACTACTTCAAAAAGTACATGGTCTGGATAAAATGACGTTTGCGGATTTGAAAATTCCTTTGGATCCGAATTATGAACCCAAAATTACAATCGAAGAATCGAAAAAGTATATTGATGATGGCCTTGCGGTAATGGGTGAGCATTATACGAATATGGTAGACCGTGCATACGACGAGCGCTGGATTGACTTTGCTCAAAATAAAGGTAAATCGACAGGTGCGTTTTGCTCCAGTCCACACGGTTACCACCCGTATATTTTAATTTCATGGACAGGTAGCATGGAAGATGTTTTTGTTCTTGCGCACGAGCTTGGCCATGCTGGACATTTTTATCATGCAAATGCTGAACAAAATGTATTTAATGCACGTCCGTCGATGTATTTTATTGAAGCACCTTCAACGATGAATGAAATGCTCATGGCAAATCATTTATTGAAAAACTCGGAAGACCCGAAATTTAAACGTTGGGTAATTTCTTCTATCGTTGCACGCACGTATTATCATAACTTCGTCACGCACTTATTGGAAGCTGCCTACCAGCGTAAAGTGTATGAGCGAA
This window of the Sporosarcina pasteurii genome carries:
- the pepF gene encoding oligoendopeptidase F — encoded protein: MVKSLPLRSEVKVEETWNLQDLFKTEEEYNEAVAELTKEVDAYALKFKGNIVDAASAIEALKGYERIVANMVPVGAYTSLSASTDQTNDEAQMRSSKFGSTAAKINSQLSFVNSELSELPAETLEAAMNQSEDYENFLEKLIRKKPYQLHPEVEKTLAAFSATFNAPYGLYNTTKMVDMSFDDFEVEGKQYPLSYVSFEGDWESEPDTAKRRAAFEAFSAKLREYQHTTAKTYDMQVQTEKTTADLRGYESVFDYLLFNQEVDKSMYDRQIDLIMEELAPHMRKYAKLLQKVHGLDKMTFADLKIPLDPNYEPKITIEESKKYIDDGLAVMGEHYTNMVDRAYDERWIDFAQNKGKSTGAFCSSPHGYHPYILISWTGSMEDVFVLAHELGHAGHFYHANAEQNVFNARPSMYFIEAPSTMNEMLMANHLLKNSEDPKFKRWVISSIVARTYYHNFVTHLLEAAYQRKVYERIDEGGSVNANVLNSLKREVLEDFWGDDVEINDGAELTWMRQPHYYMGLYPYTYSAGLTISTQVSKRILKEGQPAVNEWIEVLKAGGTKSPAELSKMAGVDITTEKPLRDTIAYIGELIDQLVDLTEEIESVKN